One Microcebus murinus isolate Inina chromosome 10, M.murinus_Inina_mat1.0, whole genome shotgun sequence DNA segment encodes these proteins:
- the LOC142873414 gene encoding natural killer cells antigen CD94-like isoform X1: MAVSQTTWWRLISGTLGVICLLLMVTLGMLLKSLPNEIDIKPTSSSLLNKELQEGSDCCSCPQKWVGYRCNCYFISLEMKTWNESRNFCVSQNSSLLQLQNRDELQPFMHSNTKFYWIGLSYNTERGVWQWENGSALSQNLFSSFETPDPENCILYDLTNNTMDEPCERKNHYICIQQLI; encoded by the exons ATGGCAG TGTCTCAGACCACTTGGTGGAGGTTGATTTCTGGGACCTTAGGAGTCATATGCCTTTTGTTGATGGTTACTTTGGGAATGTTGTTGAAATCTT TACCTAATGAAATAGATATTAAGCCAACATCCTCTTCACTCCTCAACAAAGAACTCCAGGAAG gctCTGACTGCTGTTCTTGCCCACAGAAGTGGGTTGGGTACCGATGCAACTGCTACTTCATTTCTCTTGAAATGAAAACttggaatgaaagtagaaatttCTGTGTTTCTCAGAATTCCAGTTTGCTTCAGCTTCAAAACAGAGATGAACTG CAGCCTTTCATGCACTCCAATACAAAGTTTTACTGGATTGGACTCTCCTACAATACAGAACGTGGAGTCTGGCAGTGGGAGAATGGCTCTGCTCTTTCCCAGAATCT ATTTTCATCATTTGAAACTCCAGATCCAGAAAACTGCATATTGTATGATCTAACGAACAATACTATGGATGAACCGTGTGAAAGAAAGAATCATTACATCTGTATACAACAGCTTATTTAA
- the LOC142873414 gene encoding natural killer cells antigen CD94-like isoform X2, which translates to MAVSQTTWWRLISGTLGVICLLLMVTLGMLLKSLPNEIDIKPTSSSLLNKELQEGSDCCSCPQKWVGYRCNCYFISLEMKTWNESRNFCVSQNSSLLQLQNRDELPFMHSNTKFYWIGLSYNTERGVWQWENGSALSQNLFSSFETPDPENCILYDLTNNTMDEPCERKNHYICIQQLI; encoded by the exons ATGGCAG TGTCTCAGACCACTTGGTGGAGGTTGATTTCTGGGACCTTAGGAGTCATATGCCTTTTGTTGATGGTTACTTTGGGAATGTTGTTGAAATCTT TACCTAATGAAATAGATATTAAGCCAACATCCTCTTCACTCCTCAACAAAGAACTCCAGGAAG gctCTGACTGCTGTTCTTGCCCACAGAAGTGGGTTGGGTACCGATGCAACTGCTACTTCATTTCTCTTGAAATGAAAACttggaatgaaagtagaaatttCTGTGTTTCTCAGAATTCCAGTTTGCTTCAGCTTCAAAACAGAGATGAACTG CCTTTCATGCACTCCAATACAAAGTTTTACTGGATTGGACTCTCCTACAATACAGAACGTGGAGTCTGGCAGTGGGAGAATGGCTCTGCTCTTTCCCAGAATCT ATTTTCATCATTTGAAACTCCAGATCCAGAAAACTGCATATTGTATGATCTAACGAACAATACTATGGATGAACCGTGTGAAAGAAAGAATCATTACATCTGTATACAACAGCTTATTTAA
- the LOC142873414 gene encoding natural killer cells antigen CD94-like isoform X3, which yields MAVSQTTWWRLISGTLGVICLLLMVTLGMLLKSLPNEIDIKPTSSSLLNKELQEGSDCCSCPQKWVGYRCNCYFISLEMKTWNESRNFCVSQNSSLLQLQNRDELASFHALQYKVLLDWTLLQYRTWSLAVGEWLCSFPESIFII from the exons ATGGCAG TGTCTCAGACCACTTGGTGGAGGTTGATTTCTGGGACCTTAGGAGTCATATGCCTTTTGTTGATGGTTACTTTGGGAATGTTGTTGAAATCTT TACCTAATGAAATAGATATTAAGCCAACATCCTCTTCACTCCTCAACAAAGAACTCCAGGAAG gctCTGACTGCTGTTCTTGCCCACAGAAGTGGGTTGGGTACCGATGCAACTGCTACTTCATTTCTCTTGAAATGAAAACttggaatgaaagtagaaatttCTGTGTTTCTCAGAATTCCAGTTTGCTTCAGCTTCAAAACAGAGATGAACTGGCAT CCTTTCATGCACTCCAATACAAAGTTTTACTGGATTGGACTCTCCTACAATACAGAACGTGGAGTCTGGCAGTGGGAGAATGGCTCTGCTCTTTCCCAGAATCT ATTTTCATCATTTGA